Proteins encoded in a region of the Agromyces protaetiae genome:
- a CDS encoding ThuA domain-containing protein, producing the protein MRAVILSGSGRTADPWHSYAETSAELAAIAREAGFDVEIVLGPVEGFADLADDVRVVIVNAGDPDGPLPDDAPDPGAPAGALVTRAAARFDAALERGIGLLAVHSAAATLRELPAFGTALGARWIAGQSWHPPIGEASVHLVGRHLIREGLDDFTVLDECYTGLPLTGVIEPIAEHEEDGIRHPLVWARELGRSRLVYSALGHDVRSYASAEHRELLHRALRWLREVPAPSTPGAVGAPTRSDAAGGPGASGAARGPDPSGGAGGPAAPGTVDAPDARGGAPEASDRPTSRPDPRGTDA; encoded by the coding sequence ATGCGTGCGGTCATCCTGAGCGGGTCCGGCCGGACGGCCGACCCATGGCATTCGTACGCCGAGACGAGCGCCGAGCTCGCCGCGATCGCTCGCGAGGCGGGGTTCGACGTCGAGATCGTGCTCGGTCCGGTCGAGGGGTTCGCCGACCTGGCTGACGACGTGCGCGTGGTCATCGTCAACGCGGGCGACCCCGACGGGCCGCTTCCCGACGATGCGCCAGACCCCGGCGCGCCCGCCGGCGCGCTCGTCACGCGGGCAGCGGCCCGATTCGACGCCGCGCTCGAACGCGGCATCGGCCTGCTCGCGGTGCATTCGGCTGCGGCGACGCTGCGTGAGCTGCCGGCCTTCGGCACGGCCCTTGGAGCGCGGTGGATTGCGGGCCAGTCGTGGCATCCGCCCATCGGCGAGGCGAGCGTGCACCTCGTCGGGCGCCACCTGATCCGCGAGGGCCTCGACGACTTCACCGTGCTCGACGAGTGCTATACCGGCCTGCCGCTCACTGGCGTCATCGAGCCGATCGCCGAACACGAGGAAGACGGCATCCGGCATCCCCTCGTCTGGGCACGCGAGCTCGGCCGGTCGCGTCTCGTCTATTCGGCGCTCGGGCACGACGTCCGTTCCTACGCCTCAGCCGAGCACCGCGAGCTGCTGCATCGCGCGCTGCGCTGGCTCCGCGAGGTGCCGGCGCCGAGTACTCCCGGCGCGGTCGGCGCGCCCACCAGGTCTGACGCGGCCGGTGGGCCTGGTGCGTCCGGCGCGGCGCGCGGGCCTGATCCGTCCGGCGGTGCCGGCGGGCCCGCTGCGCCCGGCACGGTCGATGCGCCCGACGCTCGCGGCGGTGCGCCCGAGGCATCCGATCGCCCGACCAGCCGCCCCGACCCCCGAGGAACCGACGCATGA